The window ACTGGTGCAACCTGGGCCAGGGGATGCCGGAAACGGGTCCGCTTCCCGGCTCGCCGGAGCGCATCCTGAGCGCGCCCATCAGCCCGGCGGACCAGGAATACGCGCCCGTGGCGGGAATTCCCGAACTGCGCACCGCCGTCGCCGACCTGTACAACCACCTGTACCGCAAGGGCAAGGCGTCGCAGTACACTGCCGAGAACGTGTGCATCTGCGGCGGCGGGCGGCTGGGACTTACGCGCACGGTGGCGGCACTGGGAGAAATCAACCTGGGCCACTTCCTTCCCGACTACACGGCGTACGAGGAACTGCTCACCATCTTCCGGCCCTTTACCGCCATCCCCATCCTGCTGGAAGGGACGGACGGCTACCGGTTCGACATGGGCCGGCTGGAGCGGGAGATCCTGGGCCGCGGACTGTCCGCGCTGCTGCTGTCCAATCCCTCCAACCCCACGGGCCGCACCATCCGCGGGCTGGAACTGGCGTCGTGGGTAGAGGCGGCGCGCCGGCTGGAGTGCACGCTGCTGATGGACGAGTTCTACTCGCACTACGCGTGGTCCGCGACGGCGGATGAGGACGGGCTGGTGTCGGCCGCGCGCTATGTGGATGATGTGGATGAAGATCCGGTCGTCATCTTTGACGGGCTGACCAAGAACTGGCGCTACCCCGGCTGGCGCACCACGTGGGTGGTGGGGCCCAAGTCGGTGATCGAGGCGGTGACGAGCAGCGGCTCGTTCCTGGACGGCGGAGGCAGCCGGCCGCTCC of the Longimicrobium terrae genome contains:
- a CDS encoding pyridoxal phosphate-dependent aminotransferase — translated: MERRRIAVTPPNVPGFRAVPFTGVIYVMAEASRRGYAYGHPDWCNLGQGMPETGPLPGSPERILSAPISPADQEYAPVAGIPELRTAVADLYNHLYRKGKASQYTAENVCICGGGRLGLTRTVAALGEINLGHFLPDYTAYEELLTIFRPFTAIPILLEGTDGYRFDMGRLEREILGRGLSALLLSNPSNPTGRTIRGLELASWVEAARRLECTLLMDEFYSHYAWSATADEDGLVSAARYVDDVDEDPVVIFDGLTKNWRYPGWRTTWVVGPKSVIEAVTSSGSFLDGGGSRPLQRAAIDLLNPAAVRAETAAIRGAFLRKRRIMVDGLRDAGMRLDVEPEGTFYVWADLSGLPEPLSDGMDFLQAALDEKVICVPGEFFDINPGKRRSGRPSRFRSYARFSFGPEEDAVAEGVRRIGEMVKRAR